A window of the Oryza brachyantha chromosome 5, ObraRS2, whole genome shotgun sequence genome harbors these coding sequences:
- the LOC102705073 gene encoding FT-interacting protein 7: MMQRPFRPEEYSLKETSPHLGGGAAGDKLTTTYDLVEQMQYLYVRVVKAKDLPSKDITGSCDPYVEVKLGNYKGTTRHFEKKTNPEWNQVFAFSKERIQSSVVEIIVKDKDFVKDDFIGRVCFDLNEVPKRVPPDSPLAPQWYRLEERNGHKVKGELMLAVWMGTQADEAFPEAWHSDAASIPGDGLASIRSKVYLTPKLWYLRVNIIEAQDLIPNDRTRFPEVYVKAMLGNQALRTRVSPSRTLNPMWNEDLMFVAAEPFEEHLILSVEDRIAPGKDDVLGRTIISLQHVPRRLDHKLLNSQWYNLEKHIIVDGEQKKETKFSSRIHLRICLEGGYHVLDESTHYSSDLRPTAKQLWKHSIGILELGILTAQGLLPMKTKDGRGTTDAYCVAKYGQKWVRTRTIIDSFTPKWNEQYTWEVYDPCTVITIGVFDNCHLNGGEKANGARDTRIGKVRIRLSTLETDRVYTHAYPLIVLTPAGVKKMGEVQLAVRFTCSSLLNMMHLYSQPLLPKMHYVHPLSVMQVDNLRRQATNIVSTRLSRAEPPLRKEIVEYMLDVDSHMWSMRKSKANFFRIMGVLSPLIAVAKWFDQICHWRNPLTTILIHVLFVILVLYPELILPTIFLYLFLIGVWYYRWRPRQPPHMDTRLSHAESAHPDELDEEFDTFPTSRPPDIVRMRYDRLRSVAGRIQTVVGDLATQGERLQSLLSWRDPRATALFVTFCFVAAIVLYVTPFRVVVFLAGLYTLRHPRFRHKMPSVPLNFFRRLPARTDSML; the protein is encoded by the coding sequence ATGATGCAGAGGCCGTTCCGCCCGGAGGAGTACTCCTTGAAGGAGACTTCTCCGCACCTTGGTGGTGGAGCTGCGGGTGACAAGCTCACCACCACCTATGACTTGGTTGAGCAGATGCAGTATCTTTATGTCCGGGTTGTAAAAGCTAAGGACCTTCCAAGCAAGGACATCACTGGAAGCTGTGACCCGTATGTTGAGGTGAAGCTTGGGAATTACAAGGGTACAACTCGGCATTTCGAGAAGAAGACTAATCCTGAGTGGAACCAGGTCTTTGCCTTCTCAAAGGAGCGCATTCAGTCATCAGTGGTGGAGATCATTGTCAAGGATAAGGACTTTGTCAAGGATGACTTTATCGGGCGGGTTTGTTTTGACCTGAATGAGGTCCCAAAACGTGTGCCACCAGACAGCCCATTGGCTCCACAGTGGTATCGTCTGGAAGAAAGGAATGGGCACAAGGTGAAGGGAGAGTTGATGTTAGCTGTTTGGATGGGTACTCAAGCAGATGAAGCATTCCCTGAAGCTTGGCATTCTGATGCAGCGTCAATCCCTGGAGATGGACTTGCAAGTATTAGATCAAAAGTTTACCTTACTCCAAAGCTTTGGTATCTCAGAGTCAATATCATTGAGGCACAGGATCTTATTCCAAATGACAGGACCAGATTCCCTGAAGTTTATGTCAAGGCAATGCTAGGTAATCAAGCTCTTAGAACCAGGGTGTCACCAAGCCGGACACTGAATCCAATGTGGAATGAGGATTTAATGTTTGTTGCAGCGGAACCTTTTGAGGAACACCTGATTTTGAGTGTGGAAGATAGGATTGCCCCAGGAAAGGATGATGTACTTGGAAGGACAATCATTTCTCTGCAGCATGTACCTCGGAGGCTGGATCACAAGTTGCTGAACAGCCAATGGTACAATCTCGAGAAGCATATAATTGTTGATGGTGAGCAGAAGAAAGAGACCAAATTTTCAAGCCGCATTCACTTGAGAATATGCCTCGAAGGTGGATATCATGTCTTAGATGAGTCAACACATTACAGCAGCGACTTGAGGCCTACTGCCAAACAGTTATGGAAGCATAGCATTGGCATTCTTGAGTTGGGTATATTGACAGCACAGGGACTGTTGCCGATGAAGACTAAGGATGGGCGTGGCACAACTGATGCTTATTGTGTTGCTAAGTATGGGCAGAAGTGGGTGCGGACAAGGACTATCATTGATAGTTTCACTCCCAAGTGGAATGAGCAGTATACGTGGGAGGTGTATGATCCATGCACTGTGATCACTATTGGTGTATTTGACAATTGCCACTTGAATGGTGGGGAAAAGGCTAATGGTGCCCGGGATACCAGAATCGGGAAGGTCCGCATCCGCCTCTCAACACTAGAAACTGATCGAGTGTATACTCATGCTTACCCTCTTATTGTTCTGACACCTGCTGGTGTTAAGAAAATGGGTGAGGTACAGCTTGCCGTCAGGTTCACATGCTCATCGCTACTGAACATGATGCATCTTTATTCACAACCATTGCTGCCCAAGATGCACTATGTGCATCCATTGTCGGTGATGCAGGTAGACAACCTAAGGCGCCAAGCCACCAACATTGTATCAACAAGGCTGAGCCGTGCCGAACCACCATTACGGAAGGAAATTGTGGAGTACATGTTGGATGTTGATTCTCACATGTGGAGCATGCGAAAGAGCAAGGCAAACTTCTTCCGTATCATGGGTGTCCTGAGCCCTCTGATTGCAGTGGCCAAGTGGTTTGATCAGATCTGCCATTGGAGAAATCCCCTGACCACTATACTGATCCATGTTCTGTTTGTGATATTAGTCTTATATCCAGAGCTGATACTGCCAACAATCTTTCTCTACCTGTTCCTGATTGGAGTGTGGTACTACCGGTGGCGCCCAAGGCAGCCACCTCACATGGACACTCGCCTCTCGCATGCAGAGAGCGCTCATCCCGATGAGCTTGATGAAGAGTTTGACACATTCCCTACTTCTCGCCCACCTGACATTGTGAGGATGCGGTATGACCGGCTGAGGAGCGTTGCTGGGAGGATACAGACTGTCGTCGGTGATCTTGCAACACAGGGAGAAAGGCTGCAGTCCCTGCTGAGCTGGAGAGACCCTAGAGCCACGGCGCTCTTTGTGACCTTCTGCTTTGTTGCCGCCATCGTGCTCTACGTGACTCCATtccgcgtcgtcgtcttcctcgcaGGTCTGTATACCTTGAGACATCCAAGGTTCCGCCACAAGATGCCCTCCGTCCCCCTCAACTTCTTCAGGAGGCTCCCAGCAAGGACCGATAGCATGTTGTAA